The genomic segment AGCCTTTACCAATGGCTCCGCAAGTCCAGGAGCGAGGCCTTGGCGGGCACGCCTGAGGGGTCGATGTTGCCGACGCCCAAGGACTCAGCCGAGGTGCGGCGCCTGAAGGCCGAGGTGAAACGCCTGACTGAGGAGCGCGACATCCTAAAAAAAGGGGTATCCGGAATCTGGTGTGGGTTCTGGCTCCTTGGGTCTTTGTAGCTATCACTTTCAAAGAATGGATTTTGGTGTTGGACGGCTGAGCGGATGTGCTAGAGTAAAAGTCGGATTTCAGTGTGGGTTCGCCCAAGGTGCTGAGTGACGGACTTTCTCCAGCTGCGAAGCCTGAAAACGCTTGAAATCCTGACCAGCGAGGACAGTTACGTCGTCAAGGCCGAAGGCGTCAATCAGTGGGTGACCTGCCCGCTGTGCAAGACCGGACGCCTGCATGGTCACGGCTCACAGGAACAGTCGTTTCAGGACACACCGACGCACGGCAAACCCGTCGTGATCTTCATCCAGCGCCGTCGCTATCGCTGTACAAGCTGCACCAAGACCTTGTTTGAGCCTGTGGCGGACCTTGATGGAAAACGCCAAGCCACGGCGCGTCTGGTGCGTTATATCCGCGACCAGTCCTTCTCCAAGACCTTTGCGGCCCTTGCCCGGGAAGTAGCCGTGGACGAAAAGACGGTCCGCCACGTCTTCGACGATTTCATCGAGGAGGTCGAGGCCAAGACCCAGTTCCGGACGCCGCGGGTGCTGGGTATCGACGAGCTCAAGATCATCGGCCAGTACCGGGCCATGATCACCAACGTCGAGCGCAAGACCGTGTTCGATATCCGCCCCAGCCGGGCCAAAGCCGAGTTGATGCCCTATTTCCGCGACCTGCGGGACAAGGACTCGGTCGAGTGGGTGGCGATGGACATGTACCACGTTTATCGGCAGGTGGTGCGCGCCACGCTGCCACAGGCCCGGATCGTGGTCGATCGATTCCATATCCAGCGCATGGCGAACGACGCGCTGGAGAAGCTGCGCAAGCGCCTTCGCAAGGATTTGTCCACCCGGCAGCGCCTCAAACTCAAGGACGAGCGGTTCCTGCTGCTCAAGCGGCAGCACGACCTGACAGGGAGAGATATGGACCGGATGCGGGAATGGTTCCAACAGTTCCCGCTCCTAAGCGAAGCCCACGCGCTCAAGGAAGGATTTCTGTCGATCTGGGATCAGAAGACCCGCCCAGCAGCAGAAGCCGCCTGCGCGAAGTGGCAGGCCAATATTCCGACCGAATTGGCGGCCACGCTCAAGGACCTGACCACCGCCGTGCACAACTGGCACGACGAAATCTTCGCCTACTTCGAGCAGCCGATTACCAATGCCTATACTGAGTCAGTCAACCGAGTGGCCAAAGACATGAACCGCATGGGCAGGGGTTACAGCTTCGAGGTGCTTCGGGCGCGCATGCTCTACGACAAGAAGGCGCGCAAGGATGGCTCGGTTATCGAAACCGTGTTGGTCGATGACGACGACCCAATGACCACGGACTTCGTGTTCCAGCGGATGACCACGGCGGCAACGCGCAAGAAGAAGATCACGCGCGTGGTCGAGTACGGCCCCTATCTCCCGACGCTGGCGCGGCTACTCGAAGAGGGGTATTTCGAATAGTCCTCAACCCATTGTGCAAGAGGCGGCGCTTCAGCCTGAATTTGTGATTCAGCCGATGAAGCATAGGTAAGAGGCCCAGCCACTACCCCGCGCAACAGGACAGTTGCTTTACGTCCTTGGTGAAGGTTTGTGCCGCGAGTTTCAGCCCCTCGACCATCGTCAGGTAGGGGAATAACTGGTCGGCCAACTCTCGCACCGTCATGCGGTTGCGAATCGCCAGTACTGCGGTTTGGATCAGCTCGCCTGCTTCCGGGGCTACCGCTTGCACGCCGATCAGTCGTCCCGAACCGGCCTCCGAAACCAGCTTGATGAAACCGCGCGTGTCGAAGTTAACCAGCGCCCGGGGCACGTTGTCGAGCGTCAGCGTGCGGCTGTCGGTCTCGATACCGTCGTGGTGCGCTTCGGCTTCGCTGTAGCCCACGGTGGCGACCTGCGGGTCGGTGAACACCACCGCCGGCATCGCCGTCAGATCCAGCGTCGCATTGCCACCCGTCATGTTGATTGCAGCGCGGGTGCCGGCCGCCGCCGCGACGTAGACGAACTGCGGCTGGTCAGTGCAGTCGCCGGCGGCATAGATGTGCGGCACGGTAGTGCGCATCGCGTGGTCGATGGTGATGGCGCCTTGCGCATTGACCACCACACCGGCCGCGTCGAGGTTGAGCGTGCGGGTGTTTGGGGTGCGGCCGGTGGCGAACAACAGCCGGTCGGCATGCAGTTCGCCGCGTTCGGTGGTGAGCGCGAATTCCCCATCCTCATAGGCGACCTGGCTGGCCTGGGTGTGGTCCAGCACTTCGATGCCTTCGGCGCGGAACACGGCCGTGATGGCCTCGCCAATGGCGGGGTCTTCGCGAAAGAACAGTGTGCTGCGCGCCAGCATGGTCACCTTGCTGCCCAGCCGGGCAAAGGCCTGCGCGAGTTCGACGGCCACCACCGACGAGCCGATCACGGCCAGCCGATCGGGGATCGTGTCGCTGGCCAGCGCTTCGGTCGACGTCCAGAAGGGCGTGTCTTTCAAGCCCGGGATCGGTGGAATCGCCGGACTGGCCCCGGTGGCGATGAGGCAGCGGTCGAAACTCACCTCGCGCATCCCGTCGTCAGCGGTTGCCACGGTCAGCGTGTGCGCATCCTTGAATCGGGCATCGCCGCGCAGCACGGTGATGGTCGGGGTGCTCGTCAGGATGCCTTCGTACTTGGCGTGGCGCAGTTCATCGACGCGCCCCTGCTGCTGAGCCAGCAAGCGCTTGCGCAGAATCTTCGGCGAGGCGGCGGCAATGCCGTCATCGAACGGACTCTCGCGACGCAGATGCGCAATGTGGGCAGCGCGGATCATGATCTTGGACGGCACACATCCGACGTTGACGCAGGTGCCGCCGAGAGTGCTGCGCTCGATCAGCGTCACACGCGCCCCTTGCTCGACGGCCTTCAACGCCGCCGCCATCGCCGCGCCGCCGCTGCCGATCACGGCCACGTGCAGTGCAGCCTCATCGTCCTCGCGCTTTGGTTCGCCGCCCAGCCGCTCTTGTGCATTGTTCAGCAGGTCGCTGGGTTGCCCCGGCGCATCGGCAAGCTGCGCTCGGTAACCGAGTGCGGATACCGCCGCGACCAGCGAGGTCACGTCCGCGGCGGTACCTACGCTGGCCTCAATCTCGGCCCGGCGCTGTGGGTAGGACACTGAGGCCGAACGCACGCCGGGCACCTTTTCCAAGGTCTGCTTGACGTGCTCGGCGCACGACCCGCAGGTCATGCCATCGATGTGCAGCGTGATCGCCTCGGTCATGAGCGTGTGCTCACTTCTTGACGGTAGACGGGTAGCCGGCGTTCTCGGTGGCTTTGGTCAACGCGGCCGGAGTGGTCTTGGCATCGTCGTAGGTTACCACCGCCTCCTTGGGCTCCCAGGTCACCTTGGCCTCGATGACGCCTTCGACCTTGGTCAGCGCCTTCTTGACCGTGATCGGACAGGTGGCGCAGGTCATGCTCGGCACCGACAGCGTGACGGTTTTGGTGGCGGCCCAGGCGGGAGCGCTGAGGGCAACGGTCAGAGCGAGCAATGCGACGAGTTTCTTCATGGCAATCTCCTTTCAGTAGAACAGGGGCATGAGGTAGGGGAACACGAGCGCGATCAGCACCAGGGCGGTGACGATCCAGAAGATCACCTTGTAGGCCGTCCGCACCTGGGGCACGGCGCATGCGTCGTCCGGCGCGCAGGCGCGAGCCGGCCGGAAGATGCGACGCCACGCGAAGAACAGCGCCACGAGCGCCACGCCAATGAAGATCGGCCGGTACGGTTCCAGCGCGGTCAAGTTGCCGATCCAGGCGCCGGAGAAACCCAGCGTGATCAGCACCAGCGGACCGAGGCAGCAGGTCGAGGCGAGGATGGCGGCGAGGCCACCGGCGGCCAGTGCACCGCGGCCGTTGCTGGGGTCTGCCATGTGAGGGATCTCCTTCCGAGACGTTGCGTGATGCGCTAAGGTTACTTCCGTAGTCAAGTACGGAGTCAAGCGCGATGGTGAACGATCCGCAAACACTGACCATCGGGGCTTTCGCCAAGGCCGCTGGGGTCAACGTGGAGACCATCCGGTTCTATCAGCGCAAGGGGTTATTGCCAGAACCAGGTCGGCCCATCGGCAGTATTCGCCGCTACGGATCGGCGGACGTGGCGCGGGTGCGTTTCGTGAAATCCGCCCAGCGGCTGGGGTTCAACCTGGACGAAGTCGGCCAACTCCTACAGCTTGAGGACGGCACTCACTGCAGCGAAGCCGCCGAGCTGGCTGCGCTCCAGCTCACCGACGTGCGCACCAAGATGGCGGACCTGACGCGAATCGAAGCGGTGCTGTCACGGTTGGTCAACGAGTGCCATGCGCAGCGAGGCACTGTGTCGTGCCCGCTGATCGATTCTCTGCACGGGAGCTAGGCGCGTGGCTTAACCCGGTTTTCCGTTCCACTGCGCCTCAAACCCCAGTTCGAGCCGGGGGCAAGGTGACCTGCCACTGATTGTTTCCTTGCACCGACATGCGCCAGACAAAGCCCACACTGAAGGCTAAAAGCGCGTAAGCCTTGCGATACCAGAAACCTACCGAACGAGAGCTGTCAGACAAGAAGGGCTAGTGCGGTCTTCCCACACTAAAATCCGGATACCCAAAAAAAGCCGCGGCGTACTTCGCCAAGGGATGACGGCGAAGTACGCTTTCATGCGTGAGCACTTGGGCGAGTTCAGGCTGACGGCCATGTGTCGAGTGCTTGGGGTTAACCGCAGTGGCTACTACGCATGGGCGGGCAATTCGGGCAGGCCGCGTCGTCGTGAGGATGATCGTCTGCGCGGCCTTATCAAGCACGCGTGGTTGGCAAGCGGGACGGTGTACGGCTACCGCAAGATCACCCGGGAACTTCGTGAGGCCGGTGAACGTTGCAGCCGCCATCGTGTTCGACGTCTGATGAAGGCAGAGGGCATAAGGGCAGAAATTGGCTACGGCACCAAGCCGCGCCATCGAGGCGGTCCGCCTGGGATGGTTGAAAACGTCGTCAATCGCGACTTTTCGCCCGCTGCACCAAACAAGGTGTGGGTCACTGACATAACATACATCCGCACCTACGAGGGCTGGACTTTCCTGGCAGTGATCGTCGACCTTTACTCACGGCAAGTGGTTGGCTGGGCGATGCAGTCCCAGATGACCACCGACCTTGTGCTGCAGGCACTGGTATCGGCGGTGTGGAAGCGAAAGCCTGCTGCGGGCCTGATCATCCACTCTGACCAAGGCAGCCAGTTCACGAGCAGCGACTGGCTATCGTTGCTGAAGCAGAATGGCATGGTTCCAAGCATGAGTCGGCGTGGAAACTGCCATGACAATGCGGTGGCTGAGAGCTTTTTCAGTGCACTGAAGAAGGAGCGGATCAAGCGACTGATCTACCCGACCCGGGACGAGGCGCGCTCGGATGTATTCAATTACATCGAGATGTTTTACAACCCAATCCGACGCCACGGTTCCGCTGGCAACCTGGCCCCTGTAGAGTTTGAACGGCGCTACGCGCAAGGCGGCTCATGAATGTCTACGGAAGTCTGGCCGGTCCAGAGCCAGTGCGCGACGCAGCTCACTGCAGGTCGCAACCTGAGGTGTTTTCAAGAATTCTAACCCTAGCTGTTGGGCCCAGCACCTCCTACTGCCTGGCCACACACTGCATGATTGCCAGAAAGTGCGGGCAGCATGGCTGCATTGGAGAACTATCAAGTGATACCCCCGGGCTCTGCCATCTCTTGCAGCCTCGGCGAGCAGCATGTAGCCATCTGAATACGCACTGAGGGCTTGCGAGCTCGGCTTAGGGGCGCACAATTGGACTGCATGCCACCTTTGGTACCCGCACATGCCTGACTCAGTCACGAAAGGCGAGGCTTTTGCAGCGATCGAGTCGCTTCTCGCCAACGGAAAGCCACCTCATCATTTGAATGTCCGCGCAGCCCTAGGAGGCCGCGGCAGTGGGCCAACACTAAGCCGGTTCGTAGCCGCGTGGTTTGCAGAACGAGCAGCATTGCTGGCAGGTCGGCCGAGCTCAGTTGCCGACATGGCTCTTGCTGATGTCATTGCAGCTCTTAAGAGCTTGGGGGAGCCAGATGCCCAAGGAAATGTTCTTGCAAATCTGCCGAGTGCATTTGAGAGAATTGGGCTAACCCTCGACCAACTGTTCATAGTCCTACACGCCTGGGAATCTGATTTGGAGCGACGGGAAGGCATCTTGGCCAAGACGAACACGACGCTGGCAAGCGAAATCACATAGCCAAGGACGGAATTGAACAGAGAAAAGCAAAAACTCAATTGGCGCAGAGGTACAGCCTTAGTTGGCCCGTCAATAGGAGTACAAATTCACTTGGCGCAGAGGTACAGCCTTAGTTGGCCCGTCAGTCCGACCCTGCAAGGGCGGCCGAGGGTAGAATTCACCGATCCATCAATCGGTTAGCGAAGATCTGGCCGTGTTCGTAACGATTCCCTGCCAACCCTCGAGTTGGCCAAGGAGGTGACTGTATTGGCCATCACCCATCGATGGAGCGTTGTGACCGCAGCCGATCAGGTCATCGACCTTGTGGGGGATCGAAACCAGACTTCGTCATGCTGAACTACGTTCACTGGAAAACCGACAACAAGGTCGGCAACGCGCAGGGGCCGGATTCCGGCAACACTGTGGGCGTGCGAGCGCAGGTTTCGTTCTGATCTGGCTCTCGATCTACAAAGCAGACGACGTCCGATCAAGGAAACGGAAAAGGGAAGAGGTCCAAATTCTCTGGGTACTTGTCAGCGAACACGAACTGACGCCACGCGCGGAATGCGGACTCTGTAGGGTTGTCCACGACTTTTGTAGCGGTATGGTGCGCAGCACTTATTTCCTCCGGAGTTGCTGACGCCGCTACCAACGTGGATGCGAGTCTGGCTATCCGCTGTGATCGCTCCATTGAGGAAATCTTCTCCGTGATCCTCTCCTCAAAAAGTTGGACAAAACAGCTTCTGTGCGTTGTAAAAAAATAGTTCCGCTTGGAAGCCCCGAACGAATTAAGAGCCCACATTGCCTTGGTGAGGGAGCGGGTCTTGCAGAACTCGATATAGAATTCCGTATAGTCATTCAGAAGAACGTCTTCTTCAATCTCCTCTGGCGGACCAACCAAAGCGAAGAAAGGAGCACGGGCGGTATTGAGAACAGTTCGTGCCATGTGACCACCTGAGCAGGCGGCGACAGTCACCACCAGCCATCCCTTCATCATGTCATTGATCTTGGCCAACGGTACCGAGAGATCGGGCCAATCGATCAAGTCGTCATTCGTAAGTTGGAGCCCGTACTGGTTGCCGTGGGCCTCGATATGAAGTACTGGGTGATTTCCAGCAGCTGCTGACTGGAGTACATCATTCAAGCAGTCACTGAACTCCTTCAGGCTTTTCGGGGTGAGAAGCTTGACCTGAAGCTGCCTCGTGAGGGCTGCGTCGCTATTTTTTATCTTGCTGGACAAGAGGCTGCCGGTGGTCCGGTCACCCGGTCTCAGCGACTCAATAATCCATATCTCAGCCCCCATAACGTCCCCTTTTGATGTGGAGTCTCATCAATTTTCGCGAGTACGTTACCAGCAGAGTAGGGCGCCGGTACAGGAGACATCTCATGGCCGGCGGCATTACCGAATCTGGTGTTCACGCCGCCGCCGATGAGTTGCTGGCCAAGTGCGAGTACCCAACCGTCGAGCAGATCCGGGCTCACTTGGCGGGACTCGCCGACCAACATGACCCTCTGGCTGGTGACCTGGTGAAACCGACCATCAAGAGCTTGCTGAGTGAACAGTTGCTGGCTGCCCGGCGTGATGCACTGAGGATCAGATCCGTTTGCAGATCTCATGGCTCGCCGAGCAACGGGACACCGGGCTTCGGAGAGCCGATCGAGCCGAGGCAGCGAGACAGCAATTTGGCGTGCGGCTCCCCGCGGCCCTGGAGACAGCAAAATCTGAGCGGGAAGGCTGGACCAAGTACGTCAGATCTGTCGAGAATCGGACGTGAAGCGGTGTTGGTAGCGCGCGGCCAGAGATGGAGGTACTCCTGACGCAGCCAAGCAGGACATCCGAACGACACAGGGGCCTTGAGAAACAGCTGCGCCAAGAGATCGAAGCTGCCCAATCAGCGGACACCACGGCCAGGTGGCGGCCGGGCCAAGATGCTTGGAACATAATATACATTATGCGAAATGCTGTATCAGCCCGTCGTTGGCCTTGTCGCCCCTGCTGGCTCCCCCGACAAGGATGAGCTTGCTGACGAAGCAGGTAAATCTGTTACCTAGCGCCATGTACGGGTGTTACTAGTTCGAACGCAACGGAGTGCTTCAGTCGCTGGACCGTGGCTCCTGGCGATCCATTGAGCGGCGCAACTAAGATTGTACTTTTTTGCCCTGACTCCGCAGCTCGATCTCGCGCCTGGACAGGCTATCCTCTCGGCGCCGCAGGTCTGCTTCCCAAGCACTGAGCAGATCTATGAGTCTTCGCCAAGGACTATCTACCGGGATTGTGCCTGCCGCCAATGCCGGCGTACCCAAACCATCCGGCCGGAGCGATCGATGCTCATCCGCGCCCTCAGGTTCAGCGTTCGGCGGCGTCACCATCAGATGGCCAAACTGGGCGTAGAACGCATCGATGTACTGCTTTAGCGTGGGGCCCGAGCCGCGCCCGCCGAGTTCTTGTCGAAGAAGGTGCGGCCTTGGGTTGGGCGTACGCTCCCCTCTTCCAGCGGCAGCCAGTCAATCTGGTTCTTAAACACGGCGGTCAAAAGGCAGGCCGCAGCATGCGCCGGGCCACGCGCCCGGCAGGACCGTCTAGCCTTAGTCTGGAAAACGCCAGTGGGCCAACTTGTTGCGCACCAGATAGTCGGCCAACGCCAATCCATCGCCGGTAAGGTGCGCGCCACTGATCAATGCACTGCCTTGGTTGGGTTCGAAGTAGATGATCGCCCCCAGCTCGTCGGCGAACTCCTTGATCAGCGCAGTAGCGAGCCCGATTCTGCCGTAGCCTTCGGCCACTTCGATATTGGTGACAAGAAAGCGCTCGTCATCCTCATCGAGGACCTGAAATTGTGCGTGTCCGACTTGCGTACCTTGTTGATCAAAGGCGGTGGCGGTATGCACCACGTCACAAGCCTCCAGGCGCACCTTGGTTCCGCCGCGAAGCGTGATGGTGTTCGAAGAATCGTCGGTAGTCATCATAGGTACTCGTCGAGATCAAGGAAGGAGCGATGGTAAGCGGTGAGGGTCGCCGCCGGCCAGATGGCGCTGCACGATCTGCATCAGTCGCGCCAGTCCGGCGCTTCGTTCCACGCCATACCAGTCGGAGCGGGCCGCCTCCAACTGCGCTTCCAATCCGCTGTTGAGGGTGCGCAGCTCTTCCAGCTGAACCGCAGCGTTGTGCTGCTCCGAGGGCGTATCAGCATTGCGGCGGCTCAAGCGCTTTGCGTTGGATCCATGCGCTGATCAGGCCTGAAATCCGTGACGCCAGTGCAGACGATTCTTCGGAGGTCAGGTTGTCTGCGGTGAATCTGTACTTGGCGAGTCCTTGCATCTGCGTCCCCTGCTGTTATGGCATTGTGCCGGTCACTTCCTGTGCCTGACGCGGAACGATCGCCGTGGATGTCCCGCGCGGTGCGCGCCTGGCCGCATGCATGGAGGGCATGGGTGGCATTGGTTGTTAACGGCGCCCGCTGCGATATTGAGAGTCACTGGGATGCCCAGTCCAGTGGGCAACTGGGCTGGGCTCAGCGCGCACCGATTGCCGTGGGCGCCGGCGCCCCTGCCGGCGCCCCACGGATGCGGTCAGCCGCCTACACCGCCAGCAGGGGCTGCACGAAACGCACGCCGAACTGATCCAGCCGTCGGTAGATCGTTCGCAGCAAGACCGTCTTCACCGTATTGAGGTCGACCCTGTGGGTGCCTTCCTGTCCGTTGGGGTACAGGTCGCACAGCCAC from the Stenotrophomonas maltophilia genome contains:
- the merR gene encoding Hg(II)-responsive transcriptional regulator → MVNDPQTLTIGAFAKAAGVNVETIRFYQRKGLLPEPGRPIGSIRRYGSADVARVRFVKSAQRLGFNLDEVGQLLQLEDGTHCSEAAELAALQLTDVRTKMADLTRIEAVLSRLVNECHAQRGTVSCPLIDSLHGS
- the merA gene encoding mercury(II) reductase — encoded protein: MTEAITLHIDGMTCGSCAEHVKQTLEKVPGVRSASVSYPQRRAEIEASVGTAADVTSLVAAVSALGYRAQLADAPGQPSDLLNNAQERLGGEPKREDDEAALHVAVIGSGGAAMAAALKAVEQGARVTLIERSTLGGTCVNVGCVPSKIMIRAAHIAHLRRESPFDDGIAAASPKILRKRLLAQQQGRVDELRHAKYEGILTSTPTITVLRGDARFKDAHTLTVATADDGMREVSFDRCLIATGASPAIPPIPGLKDTPFWTSTEALASDTIPDRLAVIGSSVVAVELAQAFARLGSKVTMLARSTLFFREDPAIGEAITAVFRAEGIEVLDHTQASQVAYEDGEFALTTERGELHADRLLFATGRTPNTRTLNLDAAGVVVNAQGAITIDHAMRTTVPHIYAAGDCTDQPQFVYVAAAAGTRAAINMTGGNATLDLTAMPAVVFTDPQVATVGYSEAEAHHDGIETDSRTLTLDNVPRALVNFDTRGFIKLVSEAGSGRLIGVQAVAPEAGELIQTAVLAIRNRMTVRELADQLFPYLTMVEGLKLAAQTFTKDVKQLSCCAG
- the merT gene encoding mercuric ion transporter MerT, producing the protein MADPSNGRGALAAGGLAAILASTCCLGPLVLITLGFSGAWIGNLTALEPYRPIFIGVALVALFFAWRRIFRPARACAPDDACAVPQVRTAYKVIFWIVTALVLIALVFPYLMPLFY
- a CDS encoding IS3 family transposase, with the protein product MRSSHTKIRIPKKSRGVLRQGMTAKYAFMREHLGEFRLTAMCRVLGVNRSGYYAWAGNSGRPRRREDDRLRGLIKHAWLASGTVYGYRKITRELREAGERCSRHRVRRLMKAEGIRAEIGYGTKPRHRGGPPGMVENVVNRDFSPAAPNKVWVTDITYIRTYEGWTFLAVIVDLYSRQVVGWAMQSQMTTDLVLQALVSAVWKRKPAAGLIIHSDQGSQFTSSDWLSLLKQNGMVPSMSRRGNCHDNAVAESFFSALKKERIKRLIYPTRDEARSDVFNYIEMFYNPIRRHGSAGNLAPVEFERRYAQGGS
- the merP gene encoding mercury resistance system periplasmic binding protein MerP, producing MKKLVALLALTVALSAPAWAATKTVTLSVPSMTCATCPITVKKALTKVEGVIEAKVTWEPKEAVVTYDDAKTTPAALTKATENAGYPSTVKK
- a CDS encoding DNA-binding protein, with product MPDSVTKGEAFAAIESLLANGKPPHHLNVRAALGGRGSGPTLSRFVAAWFAERAALLAGRPSSVADMALADVIAALKSLGEPDAQGNVLANLPSAFERIGLTLDQLFIVLHAWESDLERREGILAKTNTTLASEIT
- a CDS encoding ISL3-like element ISStma11 family transposase, whose protein sequence is MTDFLQLRSLKTLEILTSEDSYVVKAEGVNQWVTCPLCKTGRLHGHGSQEQSFQDTPTHGKPVVIFIQRRRYRCTSCTKTLFEPVADLDGKRQATARLVRYIRDQSFSKTFAALAREVAVDEKTVRHVFDDFIEEVEAKTQFRTPRVLGIDELKIIGQYRAMITNVERKTVFDIRPSRAKAELMPYFRDLRDKDSVEWVAMDMYHVYRQVVRATLPQARIVVDRFHIQRMANDALEKLRKRLRKDLSTRQRLKLKDERFLLLKRQHDLTGRDMDRMREWFQQFPLLSEAHALKEGFLSIWDQKTRPAAEAACAKWQANIPTELAATLKDLTTAVHNWHDEIFAYFEQPITNAYTESVNRVAKDMNRMGRGYSFEVLRARMLYDKKARKDGSVIETVLVDDDDPMTTDFVFQRMTTAATRKKKITRVVEYGPYLPTLARLLEEGYFE